The Arachis hypogaea cultivar Tifrunner chromosome 14, arahy.Tifrunner.gnm2.J5K5, whole genome shotgun sequence genome has a segment encoding these proteins:
- the LOC112743597 gene encoding uncharacterized protein produces the protein MEFCFLRILKLTMKVLVMLLLFLGNIRNSAAYFSSSSEATMHTNNWAVLVCTSRFWFNYRHMANTLSLYRTVKRLGISDERIILMLADDMACNARNKYPAQVFNNENHRLNLYGDNVEVDYRGYEVTVENFLRVLTGRHETAVPRSKRLLSDEGSHILLYMTGHGGDEFLKFQDSEELQSHDLADAVKQMKEKGRFKELLIMVDTCQASTLFSQLQSPGVLAIGSSMKGENSYSHHLDSDVGVSVVDRFTFYTLAFFERLNMYDNASLSSLFNSYNPNLLMSTAYYRRDLYQRHLEEVPVTNFFGSVMETIHTDSAYTSFTNKNFGGAKTKIFLGQSFSSSDINSVRNSDDEDQFNNLTAEEDQHNEVGQCIFCAMDSGHLWSVIIGNVITHESVDFFVCYGLVLMLPLLVFSTWLSL, from the exons ATGGAATTTTGCTTCCTAAGGATTTTAAAGCTCACTATGAAAGTACTCGTGATGTTATTGCTATTTCTGGGCAATATCAGGAACTCTGCAGcatatttttcatcttcttctgagGCTACCATGCATACTAATAATTGGGCTGTTCTGGTCTGCACATCACGCTTCTG GTTTAACTATCGACATATGGCAAATACGTTGTCACTGTATAG GACAGTTAAGCGGCTAGGAATATCTGATGAGAGGATTATACTCATGCTAGCAGATGACATGGCATGTAATGCAAGAAACAAGTACCCTGCCCAAGTTTTTAATAACGAAAACCATAGACTTAACCTGTATGGGGACAATGTTGAG GTAGATTATCGTGGTTATGAAGTGACAGTTGAAAACTTTCTGCGTGTGCTTACTGGACGTCATGAGACTGCTGTTCCAAGGTCCAAGCGACTTCTTAGTGATGAAGGAAGTCATATTCTTCTCTATATGACAGGGCACGGTGGTGATGAGTTTTTGAAGTTTCAGGATTCAGAAGAACTTCAGAGTCATGATTTAGCTGATGCTGTGAAGCAAATGAAAGAGAAGGGCAG GTTTAAGGAACTGCTGATAATGGTGGACACTTGCCAAGCTTCTACTCTCTTCTCTCAG CTTCAATCACCTGGAGTTCTGGCAATTGGAAGTAGCATGAAAGGAGAGAATTCATATTCACATCACTTGGATTCAGAC GTTGGTGTTTCAGTTGTTGATCGTTTCACTTTCTACACACTTGCCTTCTTTGAGAGGCTGAATATGTATGACAATGCCTCATTGAGCAG TCTTTTCAATTCATATAATCCAAATCTGTTGATGTCAACTGCTTACTACAGAAGGGACCTATACCAACGCCATTTAGAAGAG GTACCTGTGACAAACTTCTTTGGCTCTGTGATGGAAACAATACACACTGATTCAGCATATACATCCttcacaaataaaaattttgggggAGCTAAAACCAAAATATTTTTGGGTCAATCTTTCTCCAGCAGTGACATAAATTCTGTGAGAAACTCTGATGATGAAGATCAATTCAATAATTTAACGGCAGAG GAAGATCAACACAATGAAGTTGGACAGTGTATTTTCTGTGCCATGGATAGTGGACATCTGTGGAGTGTTATTATCGGCAATGTTATTACACACGAAAGTGTTGATTTCTTTGTGTGCTATGGCCTGGTTTTAATGCTTCCTCTTTTGGTGTTTTCGACATGGCTATCATTGTAA
- the LOC112742828 gene encoding uncharacterized protein, translating to MSPFFQDMLDGVGGIGPGYKGPSYDELRVHLLADLKRECQILVDSYRSAWRETGCTLMADGWTNQRQRTLINFLVYCSKGLCFVKSIDVSSIVKNASLLYSLFSEVIEWIDPNDIMHVVTDNAANYVATGWLINQKYDNIYWSPCAAHCLNLILKDISSMAHISNFATCASKITVFVYNHMVFLSWLRKIPNWREIVRPGATRFATIFIKFKSIFECKADLQALIVDSFFIGHKLGRSATGRAVSAIILDSKFWDDCFTACKLVGPLIKLLRLVDADDKPSLGYVYEEMLRAEDAIKEMFRQNKTVYQPYTDIINSRWDKHLKKDLHVAAYFLNPALFFNENYKEAPDVMRVEAMKEIHLYRDRKESFDRPEAIRAASKLKPEEVVDKEPDLPSNVDDLLRDIDVDLYQSCGGSSGLYAASLDSSAQEGGNEGEDNPTEANLH from the exons ATGTCTCCATTTTTCCAAGATATGCTGGATGGTGTTGGTGGTATTGGACCTGGTTACAAAGGTCCTTCTTATGATGAGTTAAGGGTTCACTTGTTGGCTGATCTTAAAAGAGAATGTCAAATCCTAGTTGATAGTTATAGGAGTGCATGGAGAGAAACTGGATGTACCCTCATGGCTGATGGTTGGACAAATCAAAGACAAAGAACGTTAATTAATTTTCTGGTGTATTGTTCTAAAGGTTTATGCTTTGTGAAATCAATAGATGTTTCCAGTATCGTAAAAAATGCTTCACTCTTGTATAGTTTGTTTTCTGAGGTGATTGAATGGATTGACCCTAATGATATTATGCATGTTGTGACTGACAATGCGGCCAATTATGTTGCTACTGGATGGCTTATCAATCAGAAATATGATAATATCTATTGGTCACCATGTGCTGCTCATTGCCTTAATCTTATTTTGAAAGATATAAGCAGCATGGCGCATATTTCTAACTTTGCAACATGTGCTTCAAAGATCACAGTATTTGTATACAATCATATGGTTTTCTTATCTTGGCTTAGAAAAATACCTAATTGGAGAGAAATTGTACGTCCTGGTGCAACCCGTTTTGCAACTATATTTATCAAATTTAAGAGCATCTTTGAGTGTAAAGCGGATTTGCAAGCATTGATTGTAGATTCATTCTTTATTGGTCACAAATTAGGAAGGAGTGCTACTGGTAGAGCTGTGAGTGCTATTATTTTGGATAGCAAATTTTGGGATGATTGCTTTACTGCATGTAAACTTGTGGGCCCTCTGATTAAATTGCTGAGGCTTGTTGATGCTGATGACAAACCATCTTTGGGATATGTTTATGAAGAAATGCTAAGGGCAGAAGATGCAATTAAAGAGATGTTTAGGCAAAACAAGACTGTATATCAGCCGTACACAGATATTATCAACTCAAGATGGGACAAGCATTTGAAGAAAGATCTTCATGTGGCAGCTTACTTCCTGAATCCTgcattattttttaatgaaaattataaAGAAGCACCTGATGTTATGCGAG TTGAGGCAATGAAAGAAATACATTTATATAGAGATCGGAAGGAAAGCTTTGATAGACCAGAAGCTATTCGAGCTGCATCTAAACTTAAGCCTG AAGAGGTTGTAGACAAAGAGCCTGATCTTCCTAGTAATGTGGATGACTTATTGC GTGATATTGATGTTGATTTATATCAAAGTTGCGGTGGTAGTAGTGGTCTTTATGCTGCATCTCTTGATTCTTCTGCTCAAGAGGGTGGAAATGAAGGTGAAGATAATCCCACCGAAGCAAATTTGCATTAA